Proteins found in one Passer domesticus isolate bPasDom1 chromosome 16, bPasDom1.hap1, whole genome shotgun sequence genomic segment:
- the LOC135282297 gene encoding centrosome-associated protein CEP250-like has translation MASGAALSLRLCASIFQAWALLEAVREKAACQETREKQLATEESELCVRLQSSEERAEAMATQCKAMELELRKTQAERDNLRARNQELLKQLEQCEQEWVQAEAMHISRQILLDKEAMERQEEAVTLRQEVASLKRKLENLEKERKDVLHEQELYQQHMRYLEKKNEMPAPEMPNDEENTQDLAAEREDLQEESEHGAAALKKLRDNTQVLSAALNKSEIAKGALKKRLDILKGKIQADNGIDFHSTPVSLNYSSGVSHEEVSQEEEPSSWSLEQLSWESSDQGHAAAQACREEELLGQKAELEGRLAATEWLQQDLSRQLAETSALLRSVGQDLELVREQQGKLFGILNSLWGFLLIVDGQPAAKPAKLWVSGASNSCLSVFATCRSAKESLESRLLAAQQQIAQLEISRNHLEAQVLTVTQDKEVIEGQVKCLQGELEAERALRKQEQEDTAQELLQAQQQHHESLRPQGTAQQVEIKKLLEDLASERERHRAEMQEMLEQWEKEKAERKREHKEVLLEMRQKVATLLAQQEELMRFENAKREVLLEEQKEKSALSEALLQTQGELSRARQQVQQLRQEVQEQQEKGQLSTIKENLQAELQEAHSEVQAAERRHKQELQGLKEEMNLLLEQREALQKQVAELTSQLVASRECQEKTVQRAQQDVREAQEESRQKLSEVEHVQKLLEKAENQKKQLQAHLDYLESKWIQWEEVARQNSELQASINALGREKARLILTVEEKNLCLRRLEEQNMALNNHVSQCHSALQQANQLSSNRAGQLQVLNTQIRALQDAVLQMEASQATREKQLLKELEESRAGERCLRDSVHVLEAEVSELRVKLQSSDDKALALAIQCKALELKLRKTQTERDNLRACNMELQKELEKTEQDFWKAEVKHISRETALQKEATERQEEAVTLLQEVAFLKRKLENLEKERKDVLHEQELYQQHMRYLGKKNEIHALDMPNQQKIMQQLNTEKETKQEDLEHGSAALKEGRGGTLSAALTKCKIAKGALKNRLAFLKGKSCIQAGTGIDLQSTATCLNYSRDVSHQEQAFGAQEEQLFCGSGTSLESNKAVASAEEKRERPELSTVPWRSGEQVEPDRRIRAFRRMFLPDYFIFPVHESAHRNWSTFEIEDSSSSSGEQQPSC, from the exons ATGGCCTCAGGCgcagccctgtccctgaggcTCTGTGCATCCATCTTCCaggcctgggccctgctggaggCAGTGAGGGAGAAGGCAGCTTGCCAGGAAACTCGAGAGAAGCAGCTGGCAACTGAGGAgtctgagctgtgtgtgaggcTCCAGAGCTCTGAGGAAAGAGCAGAGGCCATGGCAACACAGTGTAAGgccatggagctggagctgaggaagaCACAGGCTGAGAGAGACAATCTCAGGGCTCGCaatcaggagctgctgaaacAGCTGGAGCAATGTGAGCAAG AGTGGGTGCAGGCAGAAGCCATGCACATCTCTCGCCAAATTCTCCTGGACAAAGAGGCCATGGAAAGGCAGGAAGAGGCTGTGACTCTTCGTCAGGAGGTGGCATCTCTGAAGAGGAAATTGGAAaacctggagaaggaaaggaaggatgtGCTG CATGAACAGGAATTGTACCAGCAGCACATGAGAtacctggaaaagaagaatgaaATGCCTGCACCTGAGATGCCAAATGATGAGGAAAATACTCAAGACTTGGCAGCGGAGAGGGAAGACCTGCAAGAGGAGTCGGAGCATGGGGCTGCTGCTTTGAAGAAATTAAGGGACAACACTCAAGTACTGAGTGCTGCACTGAACAAGAGTGAAATTGCCAAAGGGGCTCTGAAGAAGCGCTTGGACATCCTGAAAGGAAAGATCCAGGCAGACAATGGCATTGACTTTCATTCTACTCCAGTGTCCCTGAATTATTCCAGTGGTGTTTCCCATGAAGAG GTTTCCCAGGAGGAAGAGCCATCGAGCTGGtctctggagcagctgagctgggaatcCTCTGACCAAGGGCACGCAGCAGCCCAGGCAtgcagagaggaggagctgctgggccagaaGGCTGAGCTTGAGGGCCGACTGGCAGCCACAGAGTGGCTCCAACAAGacctttccaggcagctggcagagaccAG CGCACTCTTGAGAAGCGTGGGACAGGACCTGGAGCTGGTTAGAGAACAGCAGGGAAAGCTCTTTGGAATTCTCAACAGCCTCTGGGGATTCTTGCTGATTGTTGATGGGCAGCCAGCTGCCAAACCGGCCAAG CTGTGGGTGTCTGGAGCAAGCAACTCATGTCTCTCCGTATTTGCAACTTGCAGATCAGCAAAGGAGAGCCTGGAATCCAGGCTgcttgctgctcagcagcagataGCTCAGCTGGAGATCTCCAGGAACCATCTGGAGGCTCAGGTGCTCACAGTCACACAGGACAAAGAGGTGATAGAAG GACAAGTGAAATGCCTGCAAGGTGAGCTGGAAGCAGAGAGAGCTCTCAGGAAGCAGGAACAGGAAGACACAGCTCAAGAactcctgcaggcacagcagcagcatcacgaAAGCCTCAGGCCTCAGGGAACAGCTCAGCAAGTGGAAATAAAGAAGCTCCTGGAAGACCTG gCAAGTGAACGTGAAAGGCATCGTGCAGAGATGCAGGAGATGCTGGAGCAATGGGAAAAAGAGAAGgcagagagaaagagggagCACAAGGAGGTGCTGTTGGAGATGAGACAGAAAGTAGCTACCTTGCTGGCTCAACAAGAAGAATTAATGAGATTTGAAAATGCCAAGCGAGAG GTCCTGCTGGAAGAGCAGAAGGAGAAGAGTGCTTTATCAGAGGCACTGCTCCAAACTCAGGGAGAGCTCAGCCGAGCCCGCCAGCAGgtccagcagctcaggcaggaggTGCAAGAGCAGCAAGAGAAGGGGCAGCTAAGT ACCATCAAGGAAAATCTgcaagctgagctgcaggaagctcACAGTGAagtccaggcagcagagaggaggcaCAAGCAAGAGCTGCAAGGCCTCAAAGAGGAAATGAATCTCCTCCTTGAGCAGAGGGAGGCTCTACAAAAGCAG GTGGCAGAGTTGACATCTCAGCTGGTAGCCTCCCGAGAGTGCCAAGAAAAGACTGTGCAGAGAGCCCAGCAAGATGTGAGGGAGGCCCAGGAAGAGTCCAGGCAGAAGCTCTCGGAGGTTGAGCATGTccagaagctgctggagaaggcaGAAAATCAGAAGAAGCAGCTGCAAGCACATCTGGACTACTTGGAGAGCAAATGGATCCAGTGGGAAGAAGTGGCACGGCAGAATTCAGAATTGCAGGCTTCCATCAATGCCCTAGGGAGGGAAAAAGCCAG GCTGATTCTGACTGTGGAGGAAAAGAACCTGTGCCTCAGAAGACTGGAAGAACAGAACATGGCACTGAACAATCATGTGTCTCAGTGTCATTCTGCTCTTCAGCAGGCCAACCAGCTCTCTTCAAACCGCGCTGGACAACTGCAGGTGCTCAACACCCAG ATCCGGGCCCTGCAGGACGCAGTGCTGCAGATGGAGGCTTCCCAGGCAACtcgagagaagcagctgctgaaggagctggaggagtcTCGAGCAGGAGAACGCTGCTTGAGGGACTCTGTGCATGTGCTGGAGGCTGAGGTGTCTGAGCTGCGTGTGAAGCTCCAGAGCTCTGATGACAAAGCTCTTGCCTTGGCCATACAGTGTAAGGCTCTGGAGCTGAAGCTGAGGAAGACACAGACTGAGAGAgacaacctcagagcctgcaacatggagctgcagaaggagTTGGAGAAAACTGAGCAAG atTTCTGGAAGGCAGAAGTCAAGCACATTTCTCGAGAAACTGCCCTGCAGAAAGAGGCCACGGAAAGGCAGGAAGAGGCTGTGACTCTTCTTCAGGAGGTGGCATTTCTGAAGAGGAAATTGGAAaacctggagaaggaaaggaaggatgtGCTG CATGAACAGGAATTGTACCAGCAGCACATGAGATATCTGGGAAAGAAGAATGAAATACATGCACTTGACATGCCAAATCAACAGAAAATAATGCAACAATTGAACACTGAAAAGGAAACCAAGCAAGAAGATTTGGAGCATGGGTCCGCTGCTTTgaaggaaggaagagggggAACACTGAGTGCTGCACTGACCAAGTGTAAAATTGCCAAAGGGGCTCTGAAGAATCGCTTGGCATTCCTGAAGGGAAAGTCTTGTATCCAGGCAGGCACTGGCATTGATCTTCAGTCCACTGCAACATGCCTGAATTATTCCAGAGATGTTTCCCATCAAGAG CAGGCTTTTGGAGCACAAGAGGAGCAGCTGTTTTGTGGCTCAGGGACCAGCCTGGAATCAAACAAAGCGGTTGCATCAGCagaggagaagagagagagacCTGAATTATCCACTGTGCCCTGGAGAAGTGGCGAGCAG GTGGAACCTGACAGGAGAATCAGAGCTTTTAGGAGAATGTTCCTCCCAGACTACTTCATATTCCCTGTCCACGAGTCTGCCCATCGAAATTGGTCAACTTTTGAAATAGAAGACTCCTCCAGTAGctcaggggagcagcagccctcGTGCTGA